Within the Pygocentrus nattereri isolate fPygNat1 chromosome 28, fPygNat1.pri, whole genome shotgun sequence genome, the region ACCGCCGCTCATTCCGAGAGGCCAAGCGTCACTCTGTCACCATGAACCAGGTCAGCTTAAAACGCAGATGAAGCTAATATGGACTCATAATTGGCTGTAAGAGGGGCGAAACCACACTTCACATAACCGCCAACCTGtactgagctggtggagctgaAACACCAGCCTATTCAATACTAAGATACCAGAGTAAAGGTGATGCTTCTCAGCACCTCGTCTTAATCTGGGTGCCTGCattagaaatgttttatttcggTTGTGCAGGATGAGGATACCCCACAAAAGGAGAAGGAACAGGTGACCCCTGGAAAGCTGCGGCTGACGTTTGAAGAGCAGGAGAAGGAGAGGCAGGAGCAGCAGAGGAAGCAGGCTGAGGAGGAGGCCAGGAGAAGGCTTGACGAGGAGAAGAAAGCTTTTGAGGAGGCCAAGCTGGGGATGGTACGTGTGTTTCCATTCTGGAAAATAAAAACGGGATCAAGTGACAAATACTTGATGGTAAAAAAGTGAACTGAAGCTGCAGTAAGGTTACTGTTGTGGTGTTGTGGCTGTTCAGGCTGAGGACGATGATGACGTGGATGCAGCGGATGGGGAGAAGGAGGAGATCCAGCCTGGGAAACTGAAGCTCAGCTTTGAGGAGCTCGAGCGACAGAGACTGGAGAAGGAGCACAAACGAGtggaagaggagaggaagaggcgCATCTTGGAGGAGAGGAAGGCCTTTGCTGAGGCTAGAAAGAGCATGGTCAGTTCAGTCaagcatttttttaatattaaccCAGAAGACAGTGTGTTAAATGTGGATTATTTATAGGCTATTAAAGGGAAACTTTCTTAATATTAACCCAGAAGACAGTGTGTTAAATGTGGATTATTTATAGGCTATTAAAGGGAAACTTTCTTAATATTAACCCAGAAGACAGTGTGTTAAATGTGGATTATTTATAGGCTATTAAAGGGAAACTTTCTTAATATTAACCCAGAAGACAGTGTGTTAAATGTGGATTATTTATAGGCTATTAAAGGGAAACTTTCTTAATATTAACCCAGAAGACAGTGTGTTAAATGTGGATTATTTATAGGCTATTAAAGGGATAGTTCAACAAAACACGCTACCATggccttaaatggccagggcccgccagtgggcccaaagttttattgcacacttctataacctaagaatagctcagccagtttgcatggaattccctgtaattactgaattataagccgTAGTATGTAATACGTCTGTATATAAGGGTTTAAAGCCACTAACATCTTATCTTGATGTATCAGCATAGCGCTAACAGCTGGTTCCTGAGCTCATGCTGTGTGGGGTAAATTAACACTTGCACTATAAACAACACTATTAGCTCTATAATGGGCCAAATGGGCATTTTACAGGAGATGTAAAGCTATATGGCTGATAAGTCCTGTCACTCTCTTCTGACTCTCTCATGTACCATCTTTGGTGGAAACTAGTATCAGTGATTAAAACCAggcctatcagagtaaagtgggtgCAGAGGGGGCAGGGCTCATGCTATGGAcacaaataaactgaaattcCTGGGCATTTTTTCCTGAAAAACCTCTAAATTCTAATTGCTGTGATTTTGGGGGTTTATTTCGTTAGAGAGCAGCTATTTAAGCTCTATTTATGAACTTTTTTCTCTGCGCCAACCCAGACAGAGCAGAATAGAACTGGAGCTCTGTACAATCGAGACATTTTTAACAtgtgaaggaaatttaggattGAAAGTCATATTACCCTGAACACGTGCATCGTTGCACGGCTCTACGCTACTCTGGacaagagcatctgccaaatgccataaatgtaaatgtaatcttGTCTGCCCTACACTAAAAATGTAGCAATTACTCAAATATAGCCCCTGCTATATATGTGGACACAGCTTAACCCCTGAATTAGGATGAGCCATGTCGGCACTGAGACTAATATGACACTAATAGGTCTCATTAAATCTCACTTACTTTTGATCTCTATAATCCTTTTAGCAGCCCGAGATGCACAACATCCAAAAATTTCACATTTAATGTGATGAAAAAGCCACTCACTCTTCAGCCTGTAGAGGTGCATCTCATTAAATATGAATGCAAAGACCATTTAAGTTCATCCCTACCTTACCTTGTAAGTCCACCCCTAACCCCTGTCTTTCCCTGTCCGCTCTCAGCTTTTAGATGAAGATGAGGATGTCCTGCTGGCTGTGATGAGCGCAGAAGCTGGTGCTACACCAGGGAAGTTGACCATCAGCTTTGAGGAGCTGGAAAGGCAGAGACGTGAGGAAgagcagaagaagaaagaagaagaggccAAGCGTCGtttggaggaggagaagaggctGTTTGCAGAGGCTCGCAAGAACATGGTACAGCATGATGGAGGATGTAGACCCTGCGCGCTTGTTTGCGTCAGGCCGCCTAGTGTTGCTCTCAACTAGTCTGTCTTAGCGGCGAGAGCTAAACTTAGGCAAACGTAGACTGAATCCGAAACAGCCTTCTAGTCCCTGCAGCGCTTCACGCATAGCTTGAAGTAatggcttttattttgtaacaGTGCATTACGTTATATACTGaattgccagtttattaggttgtaggtttacagttacagattggTGGCACTGACCTGTTTGGCATGCTAACCAAATttttacttttccactaggGGGAGTTATTAACATGCAAGTCAGTTTGTGTGCTGCAtagaaagggaggaaactggCACAAACCCTCACCAGCACAATGTcagaaatcatatttttttgcactcacatgtttaaaaatgagaaGTCAAATAGTTTAATACCAACAGGATTTACTCTGTTCACTGTTATTCAGGATTATTCACTATTAATTaaaatgtgacttttatttaattcaaaaGCACAAAAGCTAAAGATAGCATATAGGAAGAGGAATGCTGGAAGTTGTCTATGCCAGGATCTggatatcactccagtaaaagtagaagttcctccctttagacctccacttgagtaaaagtactaaagtacttaccttcaaatgtacttaagtataaagtaaaagtactaaaagagtaattctggctctgatgtcctgttatcatttttataaccagactggcttcatgaactcatttcaggtgaaaggttaaactgctgtaggtgacatgcagatatatttaaataccaacatatttacatatatttgcatatttaaccTACAGATTgcaggctaaaacactccttataacttcagagtgAGGCTGTAGGTTAAAtatgcagatatatgtaaatgtgctgttttttgtgagtggatcagacacagcagtgctgctggagttgttaaacactgtgtccactcactgtccactctattagacactcctaccttgtcggtccaccttgtagatgtagagtcagagacgacTAGAggatgttggtcatcctctagtgcttcatcagtggtcataggacgctgcccacaggacgctgcccacaggacgctgtaggctggatgtttttggttggtggactattctcagtccagcagcgacactgaggtgtttaaaaactccagcagcactgctgtgcctgatccactcagaccagcacaacacacactaacacttcaccaccacgtcagtgttactgcaccgctgagaatgatccaccacccaaataatacctgctctgtgagggtccatgggggtcctgaccactgaagaacagggtaacagagtatcagagaaacagatggactacagtctgtaactgtagaactacagagtgcagctatacagtaagtggagctgataaagtggacagtgagcgtagaaacaaggaggtggtcaggatgttatgcctgatcggtgtgtgtcTACTCACACTAAGACCTCTAGGAGAACAGGATGGCATTTTTGTCTACTAATAATAACATCTCAAAGAATGAGCTATTTGAGAAAAACATGTCGGGACCCTTGATATGATCATAACTTATAAGAGTGTTGTTGCATGATGGATGTATGCTCTGCTTCATAACTCATCATCTGAGCACACGTTAGACATTTCCCAGCTAACACTGTATTACCTGATTACTGTCTTAACACCAGTAGAAGACTATTGATCCAGCAGATCAGTAATGTAGATGAACACATGATTATGAAAGTGTGCTCAAATGGCGTTCCTGCAATGCTTCTCTGTTCTGCTTTTTTGAATTGTGTCTTCAAAGAGCCCATCCCAGGATCAGGAAAATATGACCCCGTTTGGAGAAGGAGAAGTAAGGAATCCTTTCAAATGAACATTGTTACACTGTGAAATTCAGACAATTCAGGCAAATCCGGGAACTCTCACTTAGTTCTGCAAAAAAGGTGCACAGGAAGCCCATTTTAGGCACATCCGTAGAAAACAGGCATGAATAGTGTTGAATAGAATAAgtaatgttttataataatgaCTGTCATTtatacaaccctaattccaaaaacgtgtaaaatgtaaataaatgtaaattaaaacagaatgcaatgaccTGCTATAAGGGTCCAGCCTGCaccacctgctgccagcagagggcatcGGTGGCAAGGCGCCATGGACTAATCAGACTAACCTGACACACTTGTGAactgtttgtcacacctttgtagaggggtgaccagtATGGTACCTagtctttgaaaagaaaagaaattgcctcaaaaaaaaaataaaaaatccaagccatgaaaaaatgtgtttgctCCTTGAAGGGCAAACTGGCTAAACCTACAACTGACCTTCCTCTCACAATCACAGAGGAAGTGTCTTGTTTTCTGTTCATCTATTGTTTCACCTTTCTCTaactcagcctttgtttgaggaTGCTGTGTTTGGTGTTTCCTTGGTTTGCCATTCTTTCCTGCCCCCTCATTTCTGCCTTCCTTGAGGTGCTTTACCCGTGGTCTCCTGTGCACCCCAGTGGCGCAGCGGTAGTGCCGCGGACTGCCGACCATTTCAGCGGTGGTTTGAGCATCACTAGCAACGTTAGACACGCGCTTCGTTGCCCCCCTATATCTCCTTACTCTTCTTTTTTCTgggtttcagttctgcacttgggtctgCCTCCCTGCCGTCCCATAACAcctgcaaatctcatagacccatattttattcactatagaacatagaacacatatgagacgttgaaagtgagacattttaccatttcatgaaaaacattaactcgtttagaacttgatggcagcaacacgtCTCTAAAAGGTTGGCACAGGGTCGTGTCCACCGCTGTAcagcatcccctcttctttaacagtccagtctgtaaatgtctgggaagtgaggagaccaactgctggagttttgggagaggaatgttgtcccattcttgtctgatgtaggattctaacTGCTCAGTTCTGGCTCTTCCTGCTGGGTTTCTCATTTCATGATGAgctaaatgttttctattggtgaaagatctggactgcaggtgggtcagttcagcacctggactcttctactgtgaagccatgctgttgtgatggatgcagtatgtggtttagcatcGTCTTTCtgaaaaatacaatgaaatataTTACCTGAAAAAGACGCCATCTGGATGGCAGAATATGATGTTCGAAAACTGACGTGTTCGAACATCATATGTTCGAAAGCATTGACGTGTAAGCTGcccataggcactaatgcagccccagaccatcagagatgcaggctttcactgtgataacaagctggatggcccctctcctcttgagtccGTAGGACATGGCGTctgtggtttccaaaaagaatttcaaattttgattaatCTGACCACAGAGCAGTTTCCACTTTACCTCAGtccatttaaaatgagctttggcccagagaagatggcagtgtttctggatttaacttgcatttgtggattgcaaACTGCGTTCgcagacaatgatttctggaagaGTTTCTGAGCCAAAGCAATGATTTCCTGTACAGAATCATGCCCGTTTTTAATGAGGTGCCGCCTGAGTGCCCGAAGATCATGAGCGTCCAGTACGGACCGTCAACCTTGTCCCTTGcctacagggatttctccagaatctctaaatcttttgatgatattatgcactgtaggtGGTGGGATATTCAAAGTCTTCACAATTTTTTGTTGAGGAACATTtctctgaaattgttccacaatttttagtCGCAGATTTTCAtagattggtgaacctctgagagtcatgtgagttagttgctaattgcttctgttttttttttattagtaccacttacttttccatcattttgttgcccctgtcccaactttgttGAGATGAGTTGCTGTGATCaacttcatgaaatggtaaaatgtctcactttcaacatctgatatgtgttctatgttctgctgtgaataaaatatgggtctgtgAGATtcgcaaatcattgcattctggttttatttacatttatttacattttacacagcattccAGCtgttttggaattgaggttgtaaaTCAAactcatgtttgtgtgattcTATATATTGATTTTGCTTTCTAAGATTCACAGTTTCAAGTCCAAGGCTGACAGGTGCTGCATGCACAGTTGAAACTGatcaggggaattccactgatgtttcaaaatgtctgcacaaTTCAGTGTTTAAGATGCAAGAAAAGTCCTTCACATTGGCTTGATGTGGAATTAAGTCAGATGCCTTACAGAGGAgatcagtggtggtgatgggaaccagggatcgccgtgtctacaacacaaatatagacattttttttatggaatgttgatggtaaaatactggACAAtctgaaaaattacattttctttgtgaactattttgcctcacaacgcccTGCTATGTATTTCTCCACCGTGaaaggattttaaaaaatattttaggtaacaaaaaaaaaaaactaaactatcataaaataacgagagtctcagtcatcaggctgTGAATTCACAATTCATTATTCATGTAGGaaccttctgtgaggagcttttagaggtggacatcagGTTCCTATCAAAactactgtgaacagttctgactctgtaagtttctctagaatggagcatttcacaccaaaccgctctgaactgctctgtttacatctcaatcgTTTAatttttcagacattttgaaaaaacgggtggaattcccctttaaattgcATGAAACTGCATGAGTGACATTACACGAACAGAATAATTATTCCTTTGTGTTCTGTTGCGCCTGCAGGTTCTGGATGAGGCCGACGAAGGCCTGGTGAGGAGTGAGTCACAGGAAGCAATGCATCCTGGGAAACTGGAAATCAACTTCGAAGAGATGATGAGgatgaaggaggaggaggagaggaagaggaagcaGGAGGCACGGCgtgaaaaaatggaaatggagaagaaacagtttgagcagctgCGGCAGGAGATGGGAGAGGTGAGCACTGTGCACCAACCACATCGAGACTGATTAACATGCGGTTTAAATGCCCTCAAGGTAGCTGAGCTCTCAAAGTCACCGAATGGAAGCTGATGTGCTCTGCATGTCCAGCTTTTCCCTGGAAATCAAGGGTTTGATTTGATACTGTGATGATTTGACTGCCTTGAGAGCGTCAGTGAGGTCatggtactgatgttggatggtcagttctggatcatctcaaaggtattggatggaacTCTGTCatttcagagaacacagttccactgctccacagctcaggCCTGGCTttctactgtactgtactgtttataatattgacatttcatttacacagaAATGTAGAAGTGTTTGATGAGTAGCTGTATTTAAATTAAAGCATATTTCAGgattagaatcagaatctttATGAAGTCGTTCCTCTTGGTGCAGGTGTCaataataaatttaaatttaataaattgagaaaaatgtatgttatatcatattatatatacaccatATGGCCAAAGGTCTGCGTAAAACCTCCTAATtcttgagttcaggtgttttagcccCACCCCCTGCAACACAAACAGGTACAAACAGTATAAATGCTCCCTCAAAGGTGCAGCAGTGGTTTTCAGGTCTGAttatgaaccttaaatcagtttttccaggtgaaacgTTCgtatttataccttttcataaccaaatgttttaaaacagaacagtaaaataaaagcctggagaggaGACGGAGTGTGTGGGgccagtacagcttagaacatatcaggttacactttactgtagggtgctgttcataaggctacatgacacctacataaggttgtcattacaactgacataaccctacataactgcctataaatgcttgttccaaGAAGCGTCATTcgctataaaggttacatttgccaattttcatcaaagtcagctaaagtagcctttatgacagatgacgtctggtgtaataagcatttatacacagttatgtagggttatgtcagttgtaatgacaacctaatgtaggtgtcatgtagccttatgaacagcaccctatagtaaagtgttaccaaatatcacttcagtggattatggtatgCTTTCATACAAAACAGGTAAAATACATAGTCTGTGCTGCACTTCAGAACATGTATGCATTGTTGTccaactgtactgtactgtggcCTTCAGGAGGAGATCAACGAGACCACGGAGGTGGTGAGCACAGAGTACGAAGAGCTGACCAAGCTGAAGAGAACCGGCTCAATCCAGGCCAAGAACCTGAAAGTCAAGTTTGAGAAGATCAAGCAGCTGACTGAGGAGGAGATTCAGAAGAAGATCGAGGAGGAGCGAGCGAGGAGGAAAGCTGTAGATGAGGAGatcaaagagagagaagccGAGCGCTGCGTGGAGGTAGGAGCCAGCGGGATTTCTCGCTTAGCGCTGAAATAAGAGCCACGTCTGAATCAAAACGTAACAAAGGTCGTCTCATTGTAGTTGTTTCGTGGACGGACACAATAGACAGTCTGTGGTTTTATGCCCCATAGGACGAGGACGAAGACAAAAGAAGTCCCGTCAAAGTGGAGGACGCTCCGTTTAAACAGAAAGTGGACATGCGCGCTCGGTTCGAACAGATGGCCAAAGCGAgggaagaagaggagaggaggaggattGAGGAG harbors:
- the nexn gene encoding nexilin isoform X3, with product MTDVMSMPAVTAQNQTERVDDTAEMNGVGNLPEETKSSKEQTKTTDKARKRERPQKNTDASITEVDNMNDVGNLVDDAAEMDVANMTDVALKQEKLLTSHKPVQRSYVPKLAKGDVKSKFEAMQKAREARNQMKTNEEQKKRKDQYIKERERIRKKQIIKELLASSDEEDVKPAKPEKSYVPKITGSVKGKFAEMEKQRQEEERKRTEEERKKRITQEALEKAKIQKELAKKAEEEGDDSLLVRVVPAKPQKQPGKIKMNFEDIEKSREEEQKKKIEEEKKKRYDENRRSFREAKRHSVTMNQDEDTPQKEKEQVTPGKLRLTFEEQEKERQEQQRKQAEEEARRRLDEEKKAFEEAKLGMAEDDDDVDAADGEKEEIQPGKLKLSFEELERQRLEKEHKRVEEERKRRILEERKAFAEARKSMLLDEDEDVLLAVMSAEAGATPGKLTISFEELERQRREEEQKKKEEEAKRRLEEEKRLFAEARKNMSPSQDQENMTPFGEGEVLDEADEGLVRSESQEAMHPGKLEINFEEMMRMKEEEERKRKQEARREKMEMEKKQFEQLRQEMGEEEINETTEVVSTEYEELTKLKRTGSIQAKNLKVKFEKIKQLTEEEIQKKIEEERARRKAVDEEIKEREAERCVEDEDEDKRSPVKVEDAPFKQKVDMRARFEQMAKAREEEERRRIEEQKLQRMQFEQQEIDAALQKRKGRMMKRTREASSMAQRPTRTKKTRAGQAPHGSRSL